Proteins co-encoded in one Cupriavidus metallidurans CH34 genomic window:
- a CDS encoding LeuD/DmdB family oxidoreductase small subunit, with protein sequence MTPAPDFHPPPSGRIWRFGENVDTDAMAPGRFMKDGLDVLASHCLENLRPEFPGAVKPGDVIVAGSNFGMGSSREQAAQALKHLGVAAVLASSFAGLFYRNAINIGLPVLVCADTAALADGARATFFLDAAEIRLCDGRRVSCEPVPDFLRALLHAGGLVPHLKARLNKV encoded by the coding sequence ATGACCCCGGCTCCGGATTTCCACCCCCCGCCCTCTGGCCGCATCTGGCGCTTCGGCGAAAACGTCGATACCGACGCGATGGCGCCGGGCCGATTCATGAAGGACGGGCTCGATGTGCTGGCAAGCCACTGCCTGGAAAACCTGCGGCCGGAGTTTCCGGGCGCGGTCAAACCCGGCGACGTCATCGTGGCGGGCAGCAACTTCGGCATGGGGTCTTCGCGTGAGCAGGCAGCCCAGGCATTGAAGCATCTTGGCGTGGCGGCCGTGCTGGCGTCGTCGTTCGCCGGGCTGTTTTATCGCAACGCGATCAACATTGGGCTGCCGGTGCTGGTGTGCGCGGATACGGCCGCATTGGCCGACGGAGCGCGAGCCACGTTCTTCCTCGATGCGGCCGAGATCAGGCTCTGCGATGGCCGGCGCGTATCCTGCGAACCGGTGCCCGATTTCCTGCGCGCGCTGTTGCACGCGGGCGGGCTGGTGCCGCACCTCAAAGCCCGCCTCAATAAAGTCTGA
- a CDS encoding phosphoribosyltransferase yields the protein MSLPPCFANRREAGQYLGRHLAALGYSRSHDGDPALVLALPRGGVPVAYEVARMLDATLDVLLVRKIGAPGYPELALGAVVEGDAGGSGPHTVVNDDPWARRALESGAFDAERGRQLGEICRRQQRYRQGHPVTAMAGRRVIVVDDGVATGATMRAALDAVRMAGAAEVVAAVPVGSVDGLDTLRAVADRVVCLNIPENFGAVGAFYLDFTQTSDDEALSLLREAAAVAPPLATHGAWSRNGGVSGGGESGHLSNGPAAH from the coding sequence ATGAGTCTTCCGCCATGTTTTGCCAACCGCCGCGAGGCGGGCCAGTACCTCGGTCGTCATCTGGCCGCGCTTGGCTATTCCCGGTCACATGATGGCGATCCGGCACTTGTGCTGGCCTTGCCACGCGGTGGCGTTCCCGTTGCCTACGAAGTCGCACGCATGCTCGACGCGACACTTGATGTGCTGCTCGTGCGCAAGATTGGCGCGCCCGGCTATCCGGAACTGGCGCTTGGTGCCGTGGTCGAGGGCGATGCCGGTGGCAGCGGGCCGCATACGGTCGTCAACGACGACCCGTGGGCACGCCGCGCGCTGGAGTCTGGCGCGTTCGATGCGGAACGCGGCCGTCAGCTTGGCGAGATCTGCCGTCGACAGCAGCGGTATCGCCAGGGGCACCCCGTTACCGCGATGGCGGGCCGGCGCGTGATCGTTGTCGATGATGGCGTGGCTACCGGCGCGACGATGCGTGCGGCGCTCGATGCCGTGCGCATGGCGGGTGCCGCGGAGGTCGTGGCGGCGGTGCCGGTGGGATCCGTGGATGGCCTCGACACGCTCCGCGCCGTGGCGGATCGCGTGGTCTGCCTGAATATCCCCGAAAACTTTGGCGCGGTCGGCGCGTTCTATCTCGATTTCACGCAGACCTCGGATGACGAGGCGCTGTCGCTGCTGCGCGAGGCCGCTGCCGTCGCACCGCCCCTGGCCACGCATGGTGCCTGGTCGCGCAATGGTGGTGTGTCAGGAGGTGGTGAGTCAGGACACCTCAGCAACGGGCCGGCTGCCCACTGA
- the cynS gene encoding cyanase has translation MNRSDVTDLIIEAKVLRGIRWADVAERVGKSKEWTTAACLGQMAFDEAGARAVMEIFGLPAEAEPWLRAVPYKGSLPTQVPTDPLIYRFYELISVYGTTFKALIHEEFGDGIMSAIDFRMDLQREPDPNGDRVRIEMSGKFLPYKTY, from the coding sequence ATGAATCGTAGTGACGTGACCGACCTGATTATCGAAGCCAAGGTGCTGCGTGGCATTCGATGGGCCGATGTAGCCGAACGTGTCGGCAAGAGCAAGGAATGGACGACCGCGGCCTGCCTGGGCCAGATGGCCTTCGATGAAGCCGGTGCGCGCGCCGTGATGGAGATCTTCGGGCTTCCCGCCGAGGCCGAACCGTGGCTGCGTGCCGTGCCCTACAAGGGCTCGCTACCCACGCAGGTGCCCACGGACCCGCTGATCTATCGCTTCTACGAACTGATCAGCGTCTACGGCACGACCTTCAAGGCATTGATTCACGAGGAATTCGGCGACGGGATCATGAGTGCCATCGACTTCCGCATGGACCTGCAGCGCGAACCCGATCCCAACGGCGATCGCGTTCGCATCGAGATGTCCGGCAAGTTCCTGCCGTACAAGACCTACTGA
- a CDS encoding 3-isopropylmalate dehydratase large subunit translates to MTLPHGKTAVDPSQLPATLAQKLVARAAGVSHVTPGSVVMCKVDLAMSHDSSGPRRVAPLLRELGAKVWDPSRFVVVTDHYVPAADPEAESILRFTRDWVREAGIQNFIDNEGICHVVLPERGHILPGRFIVGGDSHSPTGGAFGAYMFGIGATEMAGVLATGEIWLRVPNTIRVEWQGTLSDGVCAKDIMLFLCATLGMAGGRYEVIEYTGSTVKTLSMQERMTLTNMSTELGAQTALIAPDATTMAWLADAGVDAATLAAIEPRQWRSDADAPVLATHRFDAGTLVPQVAAPHSPANSGPVDQAAGAPIEIAYLGACTGAKLEDLRMAARVLRGRKVAPGVSLKVAPASLRDQQQAATEGTLGVLMDAGAELLPNACNACAGYGATRFPAGSRAIASTARNFPGRMGDAGSAVWLASPMTVAASAATGCITDPRTLLA, encoded by the coding sequence ATGACCCTGCCGCACGGCAAGACCGCGGTCGACCCCAGCCAACTGCCCGCCACACTCGCCCAGAAACTGGTCGCTCGTGCGGCAGGTGTGTCGCATGTCACGCCGGGATCGGTGGTGATGTGCAAGGTCGACCTGGCCATGTCGCACGACTCGAGCGGACCGCGCCGCGTGGCGCCGCTGCTGCGCGAACTCGGCGCAAAGGTCTGGGATCCGTCCCGCTTCGTGGTGGTCACCGACCACTACGTGCCTGCGGCCGACCCCGAAGCCGAATCGATTCTGCGCTTCACGCGCGACTGGGTGCGTGAAGCGGGCATTCAGAACTTCATCGACAACGAAGGCATCTGCCACGTGGTGCTGCCCGAGCGCGGCCATATCCTGCCCGGACGCTTCATCGTCGGCGGCGACAGCCACAGCCCCACGGGCGGCGCTTTTGGCGCGTACATGTTCGGTATCGGCGCCACGGAAATGGCCGGTGTGCTGGCCACGGGGGAGATCTGGCTGCGTGTGCCGAACACGATCCGGGTCGAGTGGCAGGGGACGCTGTCGGACGGCGTTTGCGCCAAGGACATCATGCTGTTCCTGTGCGCCACGCTGGGTATGGCGGGTGGCCGCTACGAAGTGATCGAATACACCGGGAGCACGGTAAAGACGCTGTCGATGCAGGAGCGCATGACGCTCACGAACATGAGCACCGAACTCGGCGCGCAAACGGCGCTGATCGCGCCGGATGCCACGACGATGGCATGGCTTGCCGATGCCGGCGTCGATGCCGCCACGCTCGCCGCGATCGAACCGCGCCAGTGGCGCAGCGATGCCGACGCACCGGTACTGGCCACACATCGCTTCGATGCCGGCACGCTGGTACCGCAGGTAGCCGCGCCGCATTCGCCGGCCAACAGCGGCCCGGTCGACCAGGCCGCCGGCGCGCCGATCGAGATCGCCTATCTGGGCGCCTGCACCGGCGCCAAGCTCGAAGACCTGCGCATGGCCGCGCGCGTGCTGCGCGGGCGCAAGGTGGCACCGGGCGTGTCGTTGAAGGTCGCGCCGGCCTCGCTGCGCGACCAGCAACAAGCGGCCACCGAAGGGACGCTCGGCGTGCTGATGGATGCCGGCGCGGAGCTGCTGCCGAACGCGTGCAATGCGTGCGCCGGCTACGGCGCCACACGCTTTCCGGCCGGCAGCCGCGCCATCGCCTCGACCGCGCGCAACTTCCCCGGCCGCATGGGCGATGCAGGTAGCGCCGTATGGCTGGCATCGCCCATGACCGTGGCTGCCAGCGCCGCCACCGGCTGCATCACTGACCCACGCACGTTACTGGCATGA